One genomic window of Maribacter aquivivus includes the following:
- a CDS encoding SDR family oxidoreductase, which produces MKKNVLITGTSTGVGFESAILFAKNNYKVYATMRNLKKGVELEKRIAEENLDIEILPLDVTKITSIESALKTIIDKDGRIDILYNNAGAGFAKTTEQSTEDEIRWVTDVNYLGVVFCTQAVLPYMRKQKSGQIITITSVGGLVGQPFNELYCGAKFAVEGFMEGLATYVSDAFNIKISCVEPGGISTEFMTSAIGKTAVEGQFATGEYLPIFERYMAGNQKRANESKDQVYQTGLEVANVVLEVAQNENPPLRIRTSKWAEEFCNLKTQADPDGSKIVQQLKDSFL; this is translated from the coding sequence ATGAAAAAAAATGTGCTTATTACAGGAACATCAACAGGTGTTGGTTTTGAAAGTGCCATCCTATTCGCAAAAAACAACTACAAGGTATATGCAACCATGCGTAATCTTAAAAAAGGGGTAGAACTAGAAAAAAGGATTGCAGAAGAAAATTTAGATATTGAAATTCTACCATTAGATGTTACTAAAATAACCTCTATTGAATCTGCCCTTAAAACAATCATAGACAAGGATGGGAGAATAGATATTTTATATAATAATGCAGGAGCCGGATTTGCAAAAACAACCGAGCAAAGTACTGAAGATGAAATTAGATGGGTTACAGACGTAAATTATCTGGGAGTTGTATTCTGTACCCAAGCTGTCTTACCTTATATGAGAAAGCAAAAATCTGGTCAGATAATTACTATAACTTCCGTAGGCGGTTTGGTTGGTCAGCCATTTAATGAATTGTATTGCGGAGCAAAATTTGCCGTTGAAGGTTTTATGGAAGGTCTAGCTACCTACGTAAGTGATGCCTTTAATATTAAAATATCTTGTGTTGAGCCTGGCGGAATTTCAACAGAATTTATGACCTCCGCTATTGGTAAAACCGCTGTTGAAGGTCAGTTTGCCACCGGAGAATATCTACCCATTTTTGAAAGGTACATGGCCGGTAACCAAAAGAGAGCCAATGAAAGTAAAGATCAAGTATACCAAACCGGACTAGAGGTTGCCAATGTAGTTTTAGAGGTGGCACAAAACGAAAACCCACCTTTACGCATTAGAACTTCTAAATGGGCAGAAGAATTTTGCAACCTAAAAACACAAGCAGATCCAGATGGATCTAAAATAGTTCAACAATTAAAAGATAGTTTTCTATAA
- the xerA gene encoding site-specific tyrosine recombinase/integron integrase, translating to MNPLKSITLYHLMIKDQKMIGIKFSPDKLIQNLIKGLPNPKWSQQYNMAYILNTKENLGILFTTFKGIVWINYNKFYPNKPVNTSNEIVDVQWFRKRSIVPGYRLCPEEYLLKLELKKYANSTVKTYVTFFEMFINHYSDRKLETLDEGDIRAYLQVLIQRNASNSYLNQVINSIKFYYEVVLGMPNRFYEIERPRKEYKLPTVISKEEIISIIEHTNNLKHRCIVQLLYGSGLRRSELLNLKLNDIDSKRMLIRVEGAKGNKDRLTLLSKNALEDLRMYFKEWKPKEFLFEGRKGGRYSPESVVQIVKQAANKAGVKQNVSPHTLRHSFATHLLESNVDLRQIQVLLGHGSSKTTEIYTHVATNTFKTIKNPLD from the coding sequence ATGAATCCATTAAAGTCAATAACCTTATACCATTTAATGATTAAAGATCAGAAGATGATCGGTATTAAATTCTCACCAGATAAATTGATACAGAACTTGATCAAGGGGCTTCCTAACCCTAAATGGAGTCAACAATATAATATGGCTTATATACTGAACACAAAAGAAAACCTGGGAATTCTCTTTACTACTTTTAAAGGCATCGTATGGATTAATTATAATAAATTTTACCCTAACAAACCTGTCAACACCTCTAATGAAATAGTGGACGTTCAATGGTTTAGAAAAAGGTCAATAGTACCAGGCTACCGACTTTGCCCAGAAGAATACTTGTTAAAACTGGAACTAAAAAAATACGCCAATAGTACTGTTAAAACCTATGTAACCTTCTTCGAAATGTTTATAAACCATTATAGTGATCGAAAATTAGAGACGCTTGATGAAGGTGACATACGGGCTTATCTACAAGTTCTAATTCAAAGAAATGCATCTAACTCTTATTTAAATCAAGTCATCAACTCCATTAAATTTTATTACGAAGTTGTATTAGGAATGCCTAATCGGTTTTATGAAATAGAACGACCAAGAAAAGAGTATAAACTACCAACGGTAATTTCAAAAGAGGAAATAATATCTATAATTGAACATACCAACAACTTAAAGCACAGATGCATTGTACAACTACTGTATGGTTCTGGTTTGCGCCGTAGCGAGCTTTTGAACCTAAAACTAAATGATATTGATAGCAAACGAATGCTTATAAGAGTTGAAGGAGCAAAAGGCAATAAAGACCGACTTACACTTTTATCAAAGAATGCACTCGAAGATTTGAGGATGTATTTTAAGGAATGGAAGCCTAAAGAATTTCTTTTCGAAGGGCGCAAAGGGGGAAGATATAGCCCAGAAAGTGTAGTGCAAATAGTTAAACAAGCCGCTAATAAAGCAGGTGTAAAACAAAATGTGTCACCGCATACACTTCGTCATAGTTTTGCTACACATCTTTTAGAATCTAATGTTGACCTTAGGCAGATTCAAGTACTTTTAGGGCATGGCTCAAGCAAAACAACAGAAATTTATACCCATGTTGCAACAAATACTTTTAAAACAATTAAAAATCCTTTAGATTAG
- a CDS encoding nuclear transport factor 2 family protein encodes MDLQKNKENAIAFYKTAYLGQPKLAIEKYVGNEYIQHNPDVANGTQGFIDYFERMKTEYPEKSIEFVRCIAEGDLVALHTHQIWPGNDQYITMDFFRFDTNGKICEHWDSIQQIPEKSKNPNTMY; translated from the coding sequence ATGGACTTGCAGAAAAATAAAGAAAATGCCATCGCATTCTACAAAACAGCTTATTTAGGGCAACCAAAACTGGCTATAGAGAAATATGTGGGTAATGAATATATTCAACATAACCCAGATGTAGCCAACGGCACACAAGGTTTCATTGATTATTTTGAACGTATGAAGACAGAATACCCAGAAAAGTCTATTGAATTTGTACGTTGTATTGCCGAAGGTGATTTAGTGGCATTACATACGCACCAAATATGGCCAGGAAATGACCAATACATTACCATGGATTTTTTTAGATTTGATACCAACGGTAAAATTTGTGAACATTGGGATTCTATTCAACAAATACCCGAAAAATCTAAGAACCCAAATACAATGTACTAA
- a CDS encoding cellulose synthase family protein produces the protein MALALAYFIIIIYSISLLLIFFYSLAQLNLLINYLSQKRQNQTAPKFNLLDPKEIPFVTIQLPVFNEEYVMDRLLENIAKIEYPKSKLEIQVLDDSTDETVITTAATVAKLQETGLDIQHITRTDRSGFKAGALKEGLKVAKGEFIAIFDADFLPASDWLKKTVIYFKDEEIGVVQTRWGHLNRDYSTLTKIQAFALDAHFTLEQVGRNSKGHFINFNGTAGIWRKECIIDAGNWEGDTLTEDLDLSYRAQLKDWKFKYLENVETPAELPVVISAARSQQFRWNKGGAENFRKTVWSVVTAKNISFKTKFHGVMHLLNSSMFLCVFLVALLSIPSLYIKNTYGHLDWVFSLLSLFTVSTIILFVCYWFTYKSIQGSGFNNFVDYIRIFFTFFSVALGFSLHNTIAVIEGHMGKRSEFVRTPKFNISTIKQSWKGNKYLAKKLSPNMILEFALMIYFMFGMYSAIPLNDFGLFPFHFMLFLGFGFVFFKSLTSRA, from the coding sequence ATGGCACTAGCTTTAGCTTATTTTATTATCATAATTTATAGTATTTCATTACTATTAATTTTCTTTTATAGCTTGGCGCAGCTGAATCTGCTAATCAACTACTTATCTCAAAAAAGACAGAACCAAACAGCACCAAAATTTAATCTGTTAGACCCAAAAGAAATTCCGTTCGTAACCATTCAGCTTCCTGTATTCAACGAGGAGTATGTTATGGATCGCTTGTTAGAAAACATCGCTAAAATAGAATACCCTAAAAGTAAATTAGAGATTCAGGTATTAGATGACTCTACAGATGAGACCGTTATTACTACCGCTGCTACTGTTGCAAAATTACAAGAGACCGGTTTAGATATTCAACATATTACAAGAACTGATCGTTCTGGTTTTAAAGCAGGAGCATTAAAAGAAGGCCTTAAAGTAGCAAAAGGAGAGTTTATCGCCATTTTTGATGCCGATTTTCTACCTGCATCAGATTGGTTGAAGAAAACAGTTATCTATTTTAAAGATGAAGAAATAGGTGTAGTACAAACCCGTTGGGGGCACTTGAACCGCGACTATTCTACTTTAACCAAAATACAGGCATTTGCCTTAGATGCGCATTTTACTTTAGAACAAGTTGGGCGTAATAGCAAAGGACATTTCATCAACTTTAACGGTACCGCAGGTATTTGGCGTAAAGAATGTATTATAGATGCCGGTAACTGGGAAGGCGATACACTTACAGAAGATCTTGACCTTAGCTACCGTGCACAATTAAAAGACTGGAAATTCAAGTATTTAGAAAATGTAGAGACTCCTGCAGAACTTCCTGTTGTTATTAGTGCCGCACGTTCTCAACAATTTCGTTGGAACAAAGGTGGTGCAGAGAACTTTAGAAAAACTGTTTGGAGCGTTGTAACCGCAAAGAATATATCTTTTAAAACGAAGTTTCATGGGGTAATGCATTTACTGAACAGTTCAATGTTCTTATGCGTTTTCTTAGTAGCATTGTTAAGTATACCATCACTTTATATCAAGAACACTTACGGTCATTTAGACTGGGTATTCTCTCTATTAAGCTTGTTCACCGTAAGTACAATCATCTTATTCGTTTGCTATTGGTTTACTTACAAGAGTATACAAGGTAGCGGCTTTAACAACTTTGTAGATTACATACGTATCTTTTTTACCTTTTTCTCTGTTGCCTTAGGTTTCTCATTACATAATACCATTGCAGTAATTGAAGGTCATATGGGTAAAAGAAGTGAATTTGTGCGTACGCCAAAATTCAATATTAGTACCATAAAGCAAAGCTGGAAAGGTAACAAGTACTTGGCTAAAAAATTATCTCCAAATATGATCTTAGAATTTGCCTTAATGATTTATTTCATGTTTGGTATGTACAGCGCAATACCATTAAATGATTTTGGACTGTTTCCGTTTCACTTTATGCTATTCTTGGGCTTTGGGTTTGTTTTCTTTAAATCATTGACCTCAAGAGCGTAA
- a CDS encoding forkhead box protein produces the protein MEQIKIIFFLLASFFGITESKIAADKNTVTVYPEDHKIEIVQEHLFTIIQTEKDTALTLAQWEQLAKWKENKLSWAKELENFTNKDVTIENNEGTIAPRISFNYTDEKDLRALGIWYNKEKNQYSINNVPREHTTSKNGKLEGNYWTFDGGSTFSFTNEAFVDLPNEYKKLKLPITEILKD, from the coding sequence ATGGAACAAATTAAAATCATTTTCTTTCTATTAGCTTCATTCTTTGGTATTACAGAAAGTAAAATTGCGGCCGACAAAAACACCGTAACCGTTTATCCGGAAGACCATAAAATTGAGATTGTACAAGAACATCTTTTTACCATTATACAAACAGAAAAAGATACCGCACTGACCCTAGCACAATGGGAACAATTAGCAAAATGGAAAGAAAATAAACTGTCATGGGCTAAAGAGTTAGAAAATTTTACCAATAAAGATGTGACTATTGAAAATAATGAAGGAACTATAGCACCACGCATTTCTTTTAATTATACTGACGAAAAAGATTTGCGTGCCCTGGGCATTTGGTATAACAAAGAGAAAAATCAATATTCAATTAATAATGTTCCAAGAGAGCATACCACTAGCAAAAACGGTAAATTAGAAGGTAATTATTGGACTTTTGACGGAGGCAGTACATTTAGCTTTACTAATGAGGCTTTTGTTGACCTGCCTAATGAATATAAAAAATTAAAACTTCCGATCACTGAGATCCTTAAGGACTAA
- a CDS encoding TetR/AcrR family transcriptional regulator, which translates to MNKKEAILSSALKLLTEKGVHNTPMSAIAKAAGTGMGTIYNYFPNKDVLINEIYISIKNKEKALFLDFDANQPIKTQFETYFSSIIEFFIENPESFKFMEQLQASPIITEEIRTEGAKAINPVKELLIKGKQERIIKVIAVDELLMFIGGAVLSYLRWYFNQSTVKKASLNNQLQLVWDGIKE; encoded by the coding sequence GTGAATAAGAAAGAAGCCATACTATCATCAGCACTTAAATTGCTTACAGAGAAAGGAGTACACAATACCCCAATGTCCGCTATTGCAAAAGCTGCCGGTACTGGTATGGGAACTATCTATAACTACTTCCCTAATAAAGATGTTCTTATCAATGAAATTTACATTAGCATCAAGAATAAAGAAAAAGCCCTCTTTCTAGATTTTGATGCCAACCAACCAATTAAAACCCAATTTGAGACCTATTTTTCCTCAATAATTGAATTTTTTATTGAAAATCCGGAGAGTTTTAAGTTTATGGAGCAATTACAAGCATCTCCTATTATTACAGAAGAAATACGAACAGAAGGTGCAAAAGCTATCAATCCGGTAAAAGAACTATTAATAAAAGGTAAACAGGAACGCATTATAAAAGTTATTGCAGTAGATGAGTTACTCATGTTTATTGGTGGTGCCGTATTATCGTATTTAAGATGGTATTTTAATCAATCTACCGTAAAAAAAGCTTCCCTTAACAACCAATTACAATTGGTTTGGGACGGAATTAAAGAATAA
- a CDS encoding YHYH protein has translation MLNIQFKSIVVGLLLISFTACKNAKSNTKTDADNEVTISVKKENFLSGGLVEPISIVSRELSDGSTADCYKIVVTSTPTDHEMGPWCPDNIADDASAGGIWLEDGKVYDVDGEFVKNLGTFYDDETWMMYNSETGKITKTSTKEECNDAANPNVGEEYQNFCVECLPSYVADISHTYYIPVTPKKAKNPYPFSNGPAGGPPPGGGPDDGHERPGPPPGGPGGNSTTPSDRGLAFNGVVFNAPAPTDNILAAYTLAPFDDAGGHINLHEGYHYHAATGVSKKIEQQDNHSAMIGYAFDGYGIFENADSDGNEYTDLDDSRGHYDETRGYHYHVDKAGNNNFIDGLRGEYAL, from the coding sequence ATGTTAAATATTCAATTTAAAAGCATAGTTGTAGGCCTACTACTAATATCTTTCACAGCTTGTAAAAATGCAAAATCAAATACCAAAACAGATGCTGATAATGAAGTAACCATTTCGGTAAAAAAAGAGAACTTTTTATCTGGCGGTTTAGTTGAGCCCATTTCTATTGTTAGTAGAGAATTATCTGATGGTTCTACTGCAGATTGTTATAAAATAGTGGTCACCTCTACCCCAACTGACCATGAAATGGGACCATGGTGTCCTGATAATATTGCTGATGATGCATCTGCTGGCGGAATTTGGTTAGAAGATGGTAAAGTATATGATGTAGATGGCGAATTCGTAAAAAACTTAGGTACGTTCTATGATGATGAGACTTGGATGATGTACAATAGTGAAACGGGAAAAATCACTAAAACAAGTACTAAAGAAGAATGTAACGATGCCGCTAACCCTAACGTAGGTGAAGAATATCAAAATTTTTGTGTAGAATGTTTGCCCTCTTATGTCGCTGATATTTCACACACATACTATATACCCGTTACTCCTAAAAAAGCTAAAAATCCATATCCGTTTTCTAACGGACCAGCTGGCGGACCACCTCCTGGTGGCGGACCAGATGATGGACATGAAAGACCAGGACCACCACCTGGCGGACCTGGCGGTAATTCCACAACCCCATCTGATAGAGGACTAGCATTTAACGGCGTTGTCTTTAATGCTCCTGCACCTACAGACAATATTTTAGCTGCTTATACCTTGGCTCCTTTTGATGATGCTGGCGGACATATAAACTTACATGAAGGGTATCATTACCATGCCGCAACAGGTGTATCAAAAAAAATAGAACAGCAAGATAATCATTCTGCAATGATCGGTTATGCTTTTGACGGTTACGGAATTTTTGAAAATGCGGATTCAGATGGAAATGAATACACAGACTTGGATGATTCTAGAGGTCATTATGATGAAACTAGAGGCTATCATTACCATGTAGACAAAGCCGGAAACAATAATTTCATTGATGGCTTACGTGGTGAATATGCTTTGTAA
- a CDS encoding helix-turn-helix domain-containing protein, with translation MPWKEQTIMEQKIEFICEWRTGKFTITELCRVFKISRPTAYKIIARFENEGYEGLSELSRKPRSPHPNSTDEKMVNRILELKVKDGIQYFAFDFENKTIVLQSFGENNLAATSVNGETHRININKEINSDTLLLPKIEEYRV, from the coding sequence ATGCCTTGGAAAGAACAGACGATTATGGAACAAAAAATTGAATTTATCTGTGAATGGCGAACTGGAAAATTCACTATCACGGAGCTTTGCAGAGTCTTTAAAATCTCAAGACCGACGGCTTACAAAATCATTGCCCGGTTTGAAAATGAAGGTTATGAAGGTCTTAGTGAACTCTCCAGAAAACCACGTAGCCCACATCCTAATTCCACCGATGAAAAGATGGTGAACAGGATTCTTGAATTGAAGGTAAAAGATGGCATACAATACTTTGCATTTGATTTCGAAAATAAAACCATTGTTCTTCAAAGTTTCGGCGAAAATAATTTGGCAGCAACAAGCGTTAATGGGGAAACTCACAGAATCAATATCAACAAAGAGATTAACTCAGACACTCTACTACTTCCTAAAATTGAAGAATATCGAGTTTAG
- a CDS encoding DUF885 domain-containing protein, which produces MKRIISTSIATSFLIAFLLLSSCKEEPKVEVDQTVALNRWFDDKYEEQLQMSPLALTAQGRKDQYDKIDDLSKAAEEKELAWYTETTNELKEKFDYDKLNDADKTSYDLWVYQYETLKEGATFENLDYVFDQMRGMHTRLPSYLINFHKVDSLSDMNAYISRVKEVSRGIDQLVERAKEQATAGNLPPKFAFTTVIAQTKSLKDGTPLLNDMNGKIDALLASEEITAEEATSLKEESVKVLNEYFSPSYDKLLAWLESEVDNAEETPTGVSRHENGKDFYNYRLKVFTTTDLTADEIHEIGLAEVARIKEEMMAIKEKVGFDGDLNAFFKFVNTDPQFFFPNTDEGRQGYLDESTKYLDDLTKKLPDYFGILPKAKLQVKRVEAFREQDGAPQHYSAGTPDGSRNGTYYVHLSDMNAMPKSTMEGVAYHEGNPGHHMQISIAQELESVPKFRTQAGFSVYSEGWGLYSEALAKEMGGYQNPYYDFGRLVNEIWRAIRLVVDTGIHAKGWTEADAVKYFTENSSISQGAIVAEVQRYMVMPGQATSYKIGMLKIQELRKMAETELGDKFNIKGFHDTILGGGALPLELLERRVKTWIATQK; this is translated from the coding sequence ATGAAAAGAATTATTTCTACGAGCATTGCAACAAGCTTTTTGATAGCTTTTCTGCTACTTTCTTCATGTAAAGAAGAACCAAAGGTTGAGGTAGATCAAACGGTAGCCTTGAACAGATGGTTCGACGATAAATACGAAGAGCAGTTACAAATGAGTCCGTTAGCGTTGACCGCTCAGGGCAGAAAAGATCAATATGATAAAATTGATGATTTAAGTAAAGCAGCTGAAGAAAAAGAGTTGGCTTGGTATACAGAAACTACCAACGAATTAAAAGAGAAATTCGATTATGATAAGCTAAATGATGCCGATAAAACGTCTTATGATTTATGGGTCTACCAATATGAAACATTAAAAGAAGGTGCCACTTTTGAGAACTTAGATTACGTTTTTGATCAAATGCGTGGTATGCATACGCGTTTACCAAGTTATTTAATCAATTTTCATAAGGTAGATAGTCTTTCTGATATGAACGCTTATATCTCTAGGGTTAAAGAGGTCTCCAGAGGAATTGATCAATTGGTAGAGCGAGCAAAAGAACAAGCCACAGCAGGAAATTTACCTCCAAAATTTGCATTTACCACGGTTATTGCTCAAACAAAATCATTGAAAGATGGTACACCATTGCTTAATGATATGAACGGTAAAATTGATGCGCTTTTAGCATCAGAAGAAATTACGGCAGAAGAGGCTACTTCACTAAAAGAAGAATCGGTAAAGGTTCTTAATGAGTATTTTTCACCATCATATGATAAATTGTTGGCTTGGTTAGAAAGTGAGGTTGATAATGCGGAAGAAACACCAACGGGAGTAAGTCGTCATGAGAACGGTAAAGATTTTTATAATTATCGTTTAAAAGTTTTTACTACCACAGATTTAACAGCAGACGAAATTCATGAAATTGGTCTGGCAGAGGTAGCAAGGATAAAAGAAGAAATGATGGCAATCAAAGAAAAGGTAGGTTTTGATGGCGATTTAAATGCCTTTTTCAAATTTGTAAATACAGACCCGCAATTCTTTTTTCCAAATACAGACGAAGGTAGACAGGGGTATTTAGATGAGTCCACAAAGTATTTAGATGATTTAACGAAGAAGCTGCCAGACTACTTTGGTATTTTGCCAAAAGCAAAGTTGCAGGTAAAAAGGGTAGAGGCTTTTCGTGAACAGGATGGAGCGCCACAGCACTATTCTGCAGGTACACCCGACGGTTCTAGAAATGGTACGTATTATGTACATTTATCAGATATGAACGCTATGCCTAAATCTACGATGGAGGGTGTTGCGTATCATGAAGGTAACCCAGGGCATCACATGCAAATATCTATAGCACAAGAATTAGAATCTGTACCTAAGTTTAGAACTCAGGCTGGTTTTAGTGTTTATAGTGAAGGTTGGGGATTATACTCAGAAGCATTGGCAAAAGAAATGGGCGGTTACCAGAATCCATATTATGATTTCGGTCGTTTGGTAAATGAAATTTGGAGAGCAATACGTTTGGTGGTAGACACAGGAATACATGCAAAAGGATGGACAGAAGCAGATGCTGTAAAATATTTTACAGAGAATTCTTCAATTTCTCAAGGTGCAATTGTTGCAGAAGTTCAGCGGTATATGGTAATGCCAGGGCAGGCGACTTCTTATAAAATTGGGATGCTTAAAATTCAAGAATTGCGTAAAATGGCAGAAACCGAGTTAGGTGATAAATTTAATATCAAAGGATTTCACGATACTATTCTTGGCGGAGGTGCTTTGCCTTTAGAATTGTTAGAACGTAGAGTAAAGACTTGGATAGCAACTCAGAAATAA
- a CDS encoding class I SAM-dependent methyltransferase, giving the protein MNKKENKSKRNKKPWPTKDAMQQVYEKNLWGSSTSDFYSGDGSYRSEIVAPYVEALVKFLNAFESPVSVCDLGCGDFNVGKELVKYTKNYIAVDIVPELIERNKQEFKLADLEFQCLDIAVDELPIANCAIVRQVLQHISNDEIKQVVAKLSSYDYVIVTEHVPEGDFVPNIDIISGQGTRLKKQSGINLLLPPFNFKMLEESVLLSVIDKNGLIVTTLYRCK; this is encoded by the coding sequence GTGAATAAAAAAGAAAATAAATCGAAACGCAATAAAAAACCATGGCCCACGAAAGATGCCATGCAGCAGGTCTATGAAAAGAACCTGTGGGGTAGCAGTACTTCAGATTTTTACTCTGGTGATGGATCATATCGTTCAGAAATTGTAGCGCCTTATGTAGAAGCTCTGGTCAAATTCTTAAATGCGTTTGAAAGTCCGGTTTCGGTGTGCGATTTAGGGTGCGGAGATTTTAACGTTGGCAAGGAGTTGGTGAAGTATACCAAGAACTACATTGCCGTTGATATTGTACCTGAGCTAATTGAGCGAAACAAGCAAGAGTTTAAATTGGCAGATCTAGAATTTCAATGTTTAGATATAGCCGTAGATGAGTTGCCAATTGCAAATTGTGCTATTGTACGCCAAGTATTACAACACATCTCTAACGATGAGATAAAACAAGTGGTGGCAAAATTATCGAGTTATGATTATGTAATAGTAACAGAGCATGTACCTGAAGGTGATTTCGTGCCTAATATAGATATTATCTCAGGTCAAGGCACTCGTTTAAAAAAGCAGAGTGGTATAAATCTTTTGTTGCCTCCATTTAATTTTAAGATGCTTGAAGAGAGCGTATTATTATCAGTTATTGATAAAAACGGCCTAATTGTAACCACTTTATATCGTTGTAAGTAA
- a CDS encoding HAD domain-containing protein encodes MLGLKFPEFLRRTNHSLSVICNLRNDKLLILDLDGVLITNPSWKADRIHSDGYSEFNKSCVENLNRLLTLAEFDIWLSSTRRTVKTLNEFNLIFKNRGIKKDIVGFLPEYADCRNRKEEILKFITEFKASDFD; translated from the coding sequence GTGCTTGGCTTGAAATTCCCTGAATTTCTACGCCGCACTAATCATAGCTTAAGCGTTATCTGCAATTTGAGAAACGACAAACTTTTGATATTAGATTTAGATGGAGTTCTAATAACAAATCCATCTTGGAAAGCCGACCGAATTCACTCGGATGGATATTCTGAATTTAATAAATCTTGTGTTGAAAATCTAAACAGACTTCTCACTCTTGCGGAATTTGACATTTGGTTGAGCTCAACTCGTCGAACCGTGAAAACTCTGAATGAATTTAATCTGATTTTTAAAAATCGTGGAATAAAAAAAGATATCGTTGGATTTTTACCAGAATACGCAGATTGCAGAAATCGAAAAGAGGAAATCCTAAAATTTATAACGGAATTTAAAGCGTCTGATTTTGACTGA
- a CDS encoding cupin domain-containing protein yields MKKSIFLLLLLTSVSVFSQNSDYKVSSYLTEGTKAPNTHYIGEAWLNAIIHDDEELGYNITKATFKANSTLDWHKHGTAQVLIIVDGEAYYQEKGTAPVILKKGDVIKCEKDIEHWHSSTKFSDVTYLALYGGGQPTSWTEVVTQEYYDEVAEKLKGN; encoded by the coding sequence ATGAAAAAATCAATTTTCCTCCTATTACTTTTAACCTCTGTATCTGTATTTTCCCAAAACTCAGATTACAAGGTATCCTCCTATCTAACGGAAGGAACAAAAGCACCGAATACTCATTATATCGGAGAAGCTTGGTTGAATGCTATTATCCACGATGATGAGGAATTGGGTTATAATATTACAAAAGCAACTTTTAAAGCTAACTCGACCTTGGACTGGCATAAACATGGAACTGCGCAAGTCTTAATAATTGTAGATGGAGAAGCATATTATCAGGAGAAAGGAACTGCGCCTGTAATTTTGAAAAAAGGCGATGTAATTAAATGTGAGAAAGACATTGAACATTGGCATTCTTCTACCAAATTTAGTGATGTAACATATTTAGCTTTATATGGTGGTGGACAACCAACTTCTTGGACTGAAGTAGTTACGCAGGAGTATTATGATGAAGTAGCCGAAAAACTAAAGGGTAATTGA
- a CDS encoding glycosyltransferase family 2 protein yields MTDIKVIIPAFNEAESIAHVINELPKTVSEVIVVNNNSTDDTVKNAKAAGATVLTETRKGYGYACLKGLDYVASKSKQPNIIAFIDGDYSDYPEELDKLVAPILEDDIDFVVGARTKNLREEGSMTPQQIFGNWLATFLMRLFFGAKFTDLGPFRAIKYEKLKELNMEDKTYGWTVEMQLKILKKKMTYIEVPVRYKRRIGISKVSGTVKGSIFAGIKILGWIFKYSIK; encoded by the coding sequence ATGACAGACATTAAAGTAATTATACCAGCTTTTAACGAAGCAGAATCCATTGCACATGTCATCAACGAGCTTCCTAAAACGGTTTCTGAGGTAATTGTTGTGAACAATAATTCTACCGACGATACCGTAAAAAATGCAAAAGCTGCAGGGGCTACAGTACTTACCGAGACTAGAAAAGGTTATGGTTATGCCTGCCTTAAAGGGTTAGACTATGTTGCTTCAAAATCTAAACAACCCAACATTATTGCATTTATTGATGGAGACTATTCTGACTACCCAGAAGAGCTAGATAAGCTAGTTGCGCCTATTTTAGAAGATGACATTGATTTTGTGGTCGGTGCCAGAACTAAAAACTTACGAGAAGAAGGTTCAATGACGCCGCAACAGATTTTTGGTAACTGGTTAGCGACATTTTTAATGCGATTATTTTTTGGCGCAAAATTTACGGATTTAGGTCCTTTTAGAGCAATTAAATACGAAAAGCTCAAGGAATTGAATATGGAAGACAAAACTTATGGATGGACGGTTGAGATGCAACTGAAAATACTTAAGAAAAAAATGACATATATCGAAGTACCAGTACGTTACAAACGAAGAATTGGCATCTCTAAAGTATCAGGAACCGTAAAAGGTAGTATATTTGCAGGCATAAAAATTTTGGGGTGGATCTTCAAATACAGTATTAAATAA